The following proteins come from a genomic window of Miscanthus floridulus cultivar M001 chromosome 2, ASM1932011v1, whole genome shotgun sequence:
- the LOC136536092 gene encoding THO complex subunit 2-like, with amino-acid sequence MQQTRATQKRAGNAVKVMKHDVAKEDAKAGKSTSWNVNQQVSTVDREALSHSADAAQETSTTISNGNLHPVPWKVSSSSQRNAVTHNGAANPSGESTDLIDSTVRQQKRPPIEEQDRSGKRRKGANEPDLSEHHVDKEKILDSCGRDKFRSVDYEKIPNEEQNLSRAGKMKEKSDDKYDRDPREKLDRGERRRGEDAIERSTDRLSETRERSIERMQERVTDKAIEKGREDRNKDERNKVKYAEPSVDRTHSSDERFRGQSLPPPPPLPASFVPQSVGAQPVGVVPNSLQDIGQASDGAKRRPVAGGLGRSVAESEAGPSGLAPVFGGVRGAEPPAVRGFPR; translated from the exons ATGCAACAGACAAGAGCAACACAAAAGCGTGCTGGCAATGCTGTGAAGGTAATGAAGCATGATGTTGCAAAGGAAGATGCAAAAGCTGGGAAATCTACCAGCTGGAATGTAAATCAACAAGTCTCTACTGTTGATAGAGAAGCATTGTCTCATTCAGCTGATGCTGCCCAAGAAACCAGTACCACTATTAGCAATGGTAACTTGCATCCAGTGCCGTGGAAGGTTTCGTCATCTTCTCAAAGAAATGCAGTTACACATAATGGAGCAGCTAATCCTTCTGGTGAGTCTACTGATCTGATTGACTCTACCGTGAGACAGCAAAAAAGACCTCCGATTGAGGAGCAAGATAGATCAGGTAAACGGAGGAAAGGAGCAAATGAACCCGATTTGAGTGAACACCATGTAGACAAGGAAAAGATTTTGGACTCATGTGGCAGAGATAAGTTTCGTTCAGTGGATTATGAGAAGATTCCTAATGAGGAACAAAACTTAAGTAGGGCAGGCAAAATGAAAGAGAAATCTGATGATAAATACGACAGAGATCCTAGGGAAAAATTAGATCGAGGTGAAAGGCGTCGTGGGGAAGATGCCATTGAGAGATCAACAGATAGATTGTCGGAGACGAGAGAACGTTCTATTGAAAGGATGCAAGAGAGAGTTACAGACAAAGCCATTGAAAAAGGTAGAGAGGATAGAAATAAGGATGAGAGGAATAAAGTTAAATATGCTGAACCTTCGGTGGACCGGACACATTCTTCTGATGAACGATTCCGAGGGCAAAGTTTGCCACCGCCCCCACCTCTTCCTGCAAGTTTTGTACCCCAATCAGTTGGCGCGCAacctgttggagttgttccaaattcactccaggatataggccaggcttctgacggagcgaagcggaggcccgtcgccggaggcttgggccggagcgtagcggagtctgaagctGGCCCATCGGGTCTCGCCCCTGTGTTtgggggggtgcggggggcggagccccccgcggtacg gggttttccacgttaa